In Salipiger profundus, one genomic interval encodes:
- a CDS encoding NAD(P)-dependent alcohol dehydrogenase, protein MEALVLEEKGKLALRDFDIPGELGPRDVRIKTHTVGICGSDVHYYTHGKIGHFVVNEPMVLGHEASGTVIACGDEVTDLKPGDRVCMEPGIPDPDSRASKLGIYNVDPAVRFWATPPVHGCLTPEVIHPAAFTYKLPESVSFAEGAMVEPFAIGMQAALRARIQPGDIAVVTGAGPIGMMVALAALAGGCAKVIVADLAQPKLDIIAAYDGIETVNIKDKSAADAVAEATDGWGADVVFECSGAAPAIIGMHALARPGGAIVLVGMPVDPVPVDIVGLQAKELRLETVFRYANVYDRAIALMASGKVDLKPLISGTIPFEDSIAGFDRAVEARDTDVKLQIRMPE, encoded by the coding sequence ATGGAAGCGCTGGTTCTGGAAGAGAAGGGCAAGCTCGCCCTGCGCGATTTCGACATTCCGGGCGAACTGGGCCCGCGTGACGTGCGCATCAAGACGCACACCGTCGGCATCTGCGGCTCGGACGTGCACTATTACACCCACGGCAAGATCGGTCATTTCGTCGTCAACGAGCCGATGGTGCTGGGGCACGAGGCCTCGGGCACGGTCATCGCCTGCGGTGACGAGGTGACGGACCTCAAGCCCGGTGACCGCGTCTGCATGGAGCCCGGCATTCCCGACCCCGACAGCCGCGCCAGCAAGCTCGGCATCTACAACGTCGACCCCGCGGTGCGCTTCTGGGCGACGCCGCCGGTGCATGGCTGCCTGACGCCCGAGGTGATCCACCCCGCCGCCTTTACCTACAAGCTGCCGGAAAGCGTGAGCTTTGCCGAGGGTGCGATGGTCGAGCCCTTCGCCATCGGCATGCAGGCGGCGCTGCGCGCCCGCATCCAGCCGGGCGACATCGCCGTCGTCACCGGCGCCGGCCCGATCGGCATGATGGTGGCGCTCGCCGCGCTGGCGGGCGGCTGCGCCAAGGTGATCGTCGCCGACCTCGCCCAGCCGAAGCTCGACATCATCGCGGCCTACGACGGCATCGAGACGGTCAACATCAAGGACAAGAGCGCCGCCGACGCGGTGGCCGAGGCCACCGACGGCTGGGGCGCCGACGTGGTCTTCGAATGCTCGGGCGCCGCGCCCGCGATCATCGGGATGCACGCGCTGGCCCGCCCGGGCGGCGCCATCGTGCTTGTCGGCATGCCGGTCGACCCGGTGCCGGTCGACATCGTGGGCCTGCAGGCCAAGGAGCTGCGGCTCGAGACGGTGTTCCGCTATGCCAACGTCTACGACCGCGCCATCGCGCTGATGGCCTCGGGCAAGGTGGATCTCAAGCCGCTGATCTCGGGCACCATCCCCTTCGAGGACAGCATCGCCGGCTTCGACCGCGCGGTCGAGGCGCGCGACACCGACGTCAAGCTGCAGATCCGGATGCCGGAGTAA
- a CDS encoding cupin domain-containing protein, with product MTDHVRTFPAVSPDPGVTRQVLADAPELMVVSFRFEKDAKGALHNHPHVQSTYVESGRFRFTLSGEDFEVGPGDSFVIPSGAEHGCVCLEPGQLVDCFTPRRDDFL from the coding sequence ATGACCGACCACGTCCGGACGTTTCCCGCCGTTTCGCCCGATCCCGGTGTCACCCGACAGGTGCTGGCCGACGCCCCCGAGCTGATGGTCGTCTCCTTCCGCTTCGAGAAGGATGCGAAAGGCGCGCTGCACAACCATCCGCACGTGCAGTCGACCTATGTCGAAAGCGGCCGTTTCCGGTTCACGCTCTCGGGCGAGGACTTCGAGGTCGGCCCCGGCGACAGTTTCGTCATCCCGTCCGGCGCCGAGCACGGTTGCGTCTGCCTCGAGCCGGGGCAGCTGGTGGACTGCTTCACCCCCCGTCGCGACGACTTCCTGTAA
- a CDS encoding ABC transporter ATP-binding protein has protein sequence MDPVLDVQNLTIRYGGAAEPAVRDVSFTLGRERLGIVGESGSGKSTVGRAIMRLLDTAEVTADRMRFEDVDLLTAPESEMLKVRGRRMSMILQDPKFSLNPIRRCGDQIAEAYRTHVRCSKSEARAKAVEMLRQVHIRDPERVFDLYPHEVSGGMGQRVMIAMMLLTSPDLVIADEPTSALDVTVRLQVLRILDGLVRDKGIGLVMISHDLNLVRAFCDRVLIMYAGRLVETLDARDLDAARHPYTRGLLAAQPRIGGTRDPLPVLQRRDSWLEPQEDMA, from the coding sequence ATGGACCCCGTTCTCGACGTTCAGAACCTCACGATCCGCTACGGCGGCGCCGCCGAGCCGGCGGTGCGCGACGTCAGCTTCACCCTCGGCCGCGAGCGGCTTGGCATCGTCGGCGAAAGCGGCTCGGGGAAGTCGACGGTGGGCCGCGCGATCATGCGCCTGCTCGACACCGCCGAGGTCACCGCCGACCGGATGCGCTTCGAGGATGTCGACCTGCTGACCGCGCCGGAAAGCGAGATGCTCAAGGTGCGCGGCCGGCGCATGTCGATGATCCTGCAGGACCCGAAGTTCTCGCTGAACCCGATCCGGCGCTGCGGCGACCAGATCGCCGAGGCCTACCGGACCCACGTGCGCTGCTCGAAGTCCGAGGCCCGTGCCAAGGCGGTCGAGATGCTGCGGCAGGTCCACATCCGCGACCCCGAGCGGGTCTTCGATCTCTATCCGCACGAGGTTTCGGGCGGCATGGGGCAGCGCGTGATGATCGCGATGATGCTGCTCACCTCGCCGGACCTGGTGATCGCGGACGAGCCGACCTCGGCGCTCGACGTCACGGTGCGGCTGCAGGTGCTGCGAATCCTCGACGGGCTGGTGCGCGACAAGGGCATCGGGCTGGTGATGATCAGCCACGACCTCAACCTCGTGCGGGCGTTCTGCGACCGGGTGCTCATCATGTATGCCGGCCGGCTGGTCGAGACGCTCGACGCGCGCGACCTCGACGCCGCGCGCCATCCCTACACCCGTGGCCTCCTGGCCGCACAGCCCCGCATCGGCGGCACCCGCGATCCGCTGCCGGTGCTGCAACGGCGCGACAGCTGGCTCGAGCCGCAGGAGGACATGGCATGA
- a CDS encoding FadR/GntR family transcriptional regulator, whose translation MTETTSPESAPARTRAALIAEDLRREIETGSFAPGDRLPSEAELTRRHSVSRTVVREALSQLRSDGLVEARKGSGVYALDPAKARQRPFSDLDTERLSGVIELFELRSAFEIRAAALAATRRSGAQIDKIVAANAEVAKCFETGTSTREADFAFHYAIAEASQNKRFPEFLSLIRSGLVPRVELESRSRPPRAYVPNPDLVAEHDRIIDAIVTGDPDAAEAAMKAHLEGSLERYRDLLRTSRR comes from the coding sequence GTGACCGAGACGACATCCCCCGAGAGCGCCCCGGCCCGCACGCGGGCCGCGCTCATCGCCGAGGACCTGCGCCGCGAGATCGAGACCGGCAGTTTTGCGCCCGGCGACCGCCTTCCCAGCGAGGCCGAGCTGACCCGTCGCCACTCGGTGAGCCGCACGGTGGTGCGCGAGGCGCTGTCGCAGCTTCGGTCGGACGGGCTGGTCGAGGCGCGCAAGGGCTCGGGGGTCTACGCGCTCGACCCGGCGAAGGCGCGGCAGCGGCCGTTCTCGGACCTCGACACCGAGCGGCTGTCGGGCGTGATCGAGCTGTTCGAGCTGCGCTCCGCCTTCGAGATCCGGGCCGCCGCGCTGGCTGCCACGCGCCGCTCGGGCGCGCAGATCGACAAGATCGTCGCCGCCAACGCCGAGGTGGCCAAGTGCTTCGAGACCGGCACCTCGACCCGCGAGGCGGATTTCGCCTTTCACTACGCCATCGCCGAGGCCTCGCAGAACAAGCGGTTCCCCGAGTTCCTGTCGCTGATCCGCTCGGGGCTGGTGCCGCGGGTCGAGCTGGAATCGCGTAGCCGCCCGCCGCGTGCCTACGTGCCGAACCCCGACCTGGTGGCCGAGCACGACCGCATCATCGACGCCATCGTGACCGGCGACCCCGACGCCGCCGAGGCGGCGATGAAGGCACATCTCGAGGGCAGTCTCGAGCGCTACCGCGACCTGCTGCGCACCTCGCGGCGCTGA
- a CDS encoding ABC transporter substrate-binding protein, with the protein MRHLLASAAVAVLMAGTAPALAETPDDQLIVAFNMNNVLTMDPAAITGGEAVQILNNIYDSLISLDPEDKTLIPRLAESWEISDDNRSVTFHLRPDATFASGNPVTAEDVAWSFERNLELNLAQSSGLKSRGFTAEAADELFVAEDEHTFVLNLPQADDPKLILMYLSQAGVGSVLDRALVEEHAGDDMGQAWLTNNSAGSGAFTLNQWRANEYVILTANQNYWEDVPEMSRVLMRHLPESQTQRLGLEQGDIDVGFTLAAPDLKALEQNEDITVTTVPSSGFYYLAASMENEQFADPKVREALRYLIDYDGINTAIMPYFGVERQRPVNTSAFAALDDPGYALDVEKAKALLAEAGYPDGFDTTIRVISTQQFLDSATAIQGTLAQAGIDAEIITGDGGQIYGAMRDRNFDLLVGRGGGGQQPHPDSNLRALIYNPDNAKDAGLTNYQGWRTSYQDEELNAKIEAALVERDADTQAAMYEEIQQMIDDKVTSIQPFSERVVTAAYQDDVSGIVIDPWVSRFEDVTKDR; encoded by the coding sequence ATGAGACATCTGCTAGCAAGCGCCGCGGTGGCGGTGCTGATGGCGGGGACCGCACCGGCCCTTGCCGAAACGCCCGACGACCAGCTCATCGTGGCGTTCAACATGAACAACGTGCTGACGATGGACCCGGCGGCGATCACCGGCGGCGAAGCGGTCCAGATCCTCAACAACATCTACGACAGCCTGATCTCGCTCGACCCCGAGGACAAGACGCTGATCCCGCGGCTGGCGGAAAGCTGGGAGATTTCCGACGACAACCGCTCGGTCACCTTCCACCTGCGCCCCGATGCCACCTTCGCCTCGGGCAACCCGGTCACCGCCGAAGACGTGGCGTGGTCGTTCGAGCGCAACCTCGAGCTGAACCTCGCGCAGTCGTCGGGGCTCAAGAGCCGCGGCTTCACCGCCGAGGCCGCCGACGAGCTGTTCGTGGCCGAGGACGAGCACACCTTCGTGCTGAACCTGCCGCAGGCCGACGATCCGAAGCTGATCCTGATGTATCTCAGCCAGGCGGGCGTGGGCTCGGTGCTTGACCGCGCGCTGGTCGAGGAGCACGCCGGCGACGACATGGGGCAGGCGTGGCTGACCAACAACTCCGCCGGCTCCGGGGCCTTCACGCTGAACCAGTGGCGGGCGAACGAATACGTCATCCTCACGGCGAACCAGAACTACTGGGAGGACGTGCCCGAGATGAGCCGCGTGCTCATGCGCCACCTGCCGGAAAGCCAGACCCAGCGGCTGGGGCTCGAGCAGGGCGACATCGACGTGGGCTTCACCCTCGCCGCGCCGGACCTCAAGGCGCTCGAGCAGAACGAGGACATCACCGTCACCACGGTGCCGTCGTCGGGCTTTTACTACCTTGCCGCCTCTATGGAGAACGAGCAGTTCGCCGATCCGAAGGTGCGCGAGGCGCTGCGGTATCTCATCGACTACGACGGCATCAATACCGCGATCATGCCCTATTTCGGGGTCGAGCGGCAGCGGCCGGTGAACACCTCGGCCTTCGCCGCGCTCGACGATCCGGGCTATGCGCTCGACGTCGAGAAGGCCAAGGCGCTGCTCGCCGAGGCGGGCTATCCCGACGGCTTCGACACGACGATCCGGGTGATCTCGACCCAGCAGTTCCTCGACAGCGCGACCGCGATCCAGGGCACGCTGGCGCAGGCCGGGATCGACGCCGAGATCATCACCGGCGACGGCGGGCAGATCTACGGCGCCATGCGCGACCGCAACTTCGACCTGCTCGTCGGCCGTGGCGGCGGCGGACAGCAGCCGCACCCCGACAGCAACCTGCGGGCGCTGATCTACAACCCCGACAACGCCAAGGATGCCGGGCTCACCAACTACCAGGGCTGGCGCACCTCCTACCAGGACGAGGAGCTGAACGCGAAGATCGAGGCCGCGCTGGTGGAACGCGACGCCGACACGCAGGCCGCCATGTACGAGGAGATCCAACAGATGATCGACGACAAGGTGACCTCGATCCAGCCGTTCTCGGAGCGGGTGGTGACGGCCGCCTACCAGGACGACGTGAGCGGCATCGTGATCGACCCCTGGGTCTCGCGTTTCGAGGATGTGACCAAGGACCGCTGA
- a CDS encoding ABC transporter permease, whose protein sequence is MRLDRRRLNGFAEQGVSIAVTLFGLLILTFVIGRIMPTDPVRAIVGEDATREVYENVYRQLGLDKPVWEQFLLYLRDVLTLDFGTSIRTGQPVLSDIARVLPATIELATFAILIGAGLGAPMGVIAAVNKDKWQDQVIRVISLMGHSMPIFWTGMIALLIFYANLGWVGGSGRMSQFYIGMVPERTNFLLIDSVLAGQWDVFRSALNHIILPAALLGYSSSAYITRMTRSFMLDQLNQEYITTARVKGLSRRKTVWRHAFGNIRVQLVTIVALAYGALLEGAVLIETVFAWPGFGQYLTSNLLIGDMNAVMTCVLIVGVIFIGLNILSDILYRVFDPRTR, encoded by the coding sequence ATGCGGCTCGACCGACGTCGCCTGAATGGCTTCGCCGAGCAGGGGGTATCCATCGCGGTCACCCTGTTCGGCCTCTTGATACTGACCTTCGTGATCGGGCGCATCATGCCGACCGACCCGGTCCGCGCCATCGTGGGCGAGGACGCCACCCGCGAGGTCTATGAAAACGTCTACCGGCAGCTCGGGCTCGACAAGCCGGTGTGGGAGCAGTTCCTGCTCTACCTGCGCGACGTGCTGACCCTCGATTTCGGCACCTCGATCCGCACCGGCCAGCCGGTGCTGAGCGACATCGCCCGCGTGCTGCCGGCGACCATCGAGCTTGCCACCTTCGCGATCCTGATCGGCGCCGGCCTCGGCGCGCCGATGGGCGTGATCGCGGCGGTGAACAAGGACAAGTGGCAGGACCAGGTGATCCGGGTCATCAGCCTCATGGGGCATTCGATGCCGATCTTCTGGACCGGCATGATCGCGCTGCTGATCTTCTACGCCAACCTCGGCTGGGTCGGCGGCTCGGGCCGGATGAGCCAGTTCTACATCGGCATGGTGCCGGAACGGACCAATTTCCTGCTGATCGACAGCGTGCTTGCCGGCCAGTGGGACGTGTTCCGCTCGGCGCTGAACCACATCATCCTGCCGGCCGCGCTGCTGGGCTATTCGTCGTCCGCCTACATCACGCGGATGACCCGCAGCTTCATGCTCGACCAGCTCAACCAGGAATACATCACCACCGCGCGGGTGAAGGGGCTGAGCCGCCGCAAGACGGTCTGGCGCCATGCCTTCGGCAACATCCGGGTGCAGCTCGTGACCATCGTCGCGCTGGCCTACGGTGCGCTGCTCGAAGGGGCGGTGTTGATCGAGACGGTCTTCGCATGGCCGGGGTTCGGACAGTACCTGACCTCGAACCTGCTGATCGGCGACATGAACGCGGTGATGACCTGCGTGCTGATCGTCGGCGTGATCTTCATCGGGCTGAACATCCTGTCCGACATCCTTTACCGCGTATTCGACCCGAGGACGAGATGA
- a CDS encoding mandelate racemase family protein gives MIITDVSACVFKHTTRRHSDTAGHAHPGPAHEVQQGILTIRTEDGHEGHSFAPPEVMRPHVLDKFVRKVLIGQDHRDRERLWQELAHWQRGSAAQLTDRTLAVVDCALWDLAGRTVGQPVYKLIGGYRDKVLAYGSTMCGDEIEGGLATPDDYGRFAEKLVARGYKGIKLHTWMPPVSWAPDVKMDLRACAAVREAVGPDIRLMIDAFHWYTRTDALALGRGLEKLGFDWIEEPMDEQSMSSYKWMADQLDIPVLGPESAAGKHWQRAEWVKAGACDILRTGVNDVGGITPALKTMHMAEAFGMNCEVHGNTAMNLQVVAATKNCRWYERGLLHPFLEYDDGLDYLKSLSDPMDAEGYVHVPDRPGLGEDIDFDHIENNRVA, from the coding sequence GTGATCATCACCGATGTCTCGGCGTGCGTGTTCAAGCATACCACCCGCCGCCATTCCGACACCGCGGGCCACGCCCATCCGGGCCCGGCGCACGAGGTTCAGCAGGGCATCCTGACGATCCGCACCGAGGACGGCCACGAGGGACACAGCTTCGCCCCGCCCGAGGTCATGCGCCCGCATGTACTCGACAAGTTCGTGCGCAAGGTGCTGATCGGGCAGGATCACCGCGACCGCGAGCGGCTCTGGCAGGAGCTGGCGCACTGGCAGCGCGGCTCGGCGGCGCAGCTCACCGACCGCACGCTCGCGGTGGTCGACTGCGCGCTCTGGGATCTTGCCGGGCGCACGGTCGGCCAGCCGGTCTACAAGCTGATCGGCGGTTACCGCGACAAGGTGCTGGCCTACGGCTCGACCATGTGCGGCGACGAGATCGAGGGCGGGCTTGCCACGCCCGACGACTACGGCCGCTTTGCCGAGAAGCTGGTGGCGCGCGGCTACAAGGGCATCAAGCTGCACACCTGGATGCCGCCGGTCAGCTGGGCGCCCGACGTGAAGATGGACCTCAGGGCCTGTGCCGCCGTGCGCGAGGCGGTGGGGCCCGACATCCGGCTGATGATCGACGCGTTCCACTGGTATACACGCACCGACGCGCTGGCGCTGGGGCGCGGTCTTGAAAAGCTCGGATTCGACTGGATCGAGGAGCCGATGGACGAGCAGTCGATGTCCTCCTACAAGTGGATGGCCGACCAGCTCGACATCCCGGTGCTCGGCCCGGAAAGCGCCGCCGGCAAGCACTGGCAGCGCGCCGAATGGGTCAAGGCCGGCGCCTGCGACATCCTGCGGACCGGCGTGAACGACGTCGGCGGCATCACCCCGGCGCTGAAGACCATGCACATGGCCGAGGCCTTCGGGATGAACTGCGAGGTGCACGGCAACACCGCCATGAACCTGCAGGTGGTCGCCGCGACGAAGAACTGCCGCTGGTACGAGCGCGGCCTGCTGCACCCGTTCCTCGAATACGACGACGGGCTCGACTACCTGAAATCGCTGTCCGACCCGATGGACGCCGAGGGCTACGTGCATGTGCCCGACCGGCCCGGTCTCGGCGAGGACATCGACTTCGACCACATCGAGAACAACCGCGTGGCCTGA
- a CDS encoding ABC transporter permease — MTRDIPAPSRRRRMPQGLIAARNILTFLAKTPTSLFGLIVLGLLIAVALFAPLLATHDPYMQDLQNTLQPPSAAHLFGTDELGRDIYSRLVHGSRITLTIIFLVTIVVGPMGLFFGTVAGYFGGKVDTVLMRITDIFLSFPSLILSLAFVAALGPSLNNAIIAISLTAWPPIARLARAETMTFRQADYIAAARLQGASSGRIIWRSIVPMCLPSVLIRLTLNMATVILTAAGLGFLGLGAQPPLPEWGAMIATGRRYMIDSWWLVTFPGLAILSVSLAFNLLGDGLRDALDPKQMNRR, encoded by the coding sequence ATGACCCGCGACATTCCCGCCCCCTCCCGCCGCCGCCGGATGCCCCAGGGGCTGATCGCGGCGCGCAACATCCTGACCTTTCTGGCCAAGACGCCGACCTCGCTGTTCGGGCTGATCGTGCTGGGCCTGCTGATCGCGGTCGCGCTCTTCGCGCCGCTGCTGGCCACGCACGACCCCTACATGCAGGATCTTCAGAACACGCTGCAGCCGCCCTCGGCGGCGCATCTCTTCGGCACCGACGAGCTGGGGCGCGACATCTACTCGCGGCTCGTGCACGGCTCGCGCATCACGCTGACGATCATCTTCCTCGTGACCATCGTGGTCGGCCCGATGGGGCTTTTCTTCGGCACCGTCGCGGGCTACTTCGGCGGCAAGGTCGACACGGTGCTGATGCGGATCACCGACATCTTCCTGTCGTTCCCCTCGCTGATCCTGTCGCTGGCCTTCGTGGCGGCGCTCGGGCCGAGCCTGAACAACGCCATCATCGCGATCTCGCTCACCGCCTGGCCGCCGATCGCGCGGCTGGCGCGGGCCGAGACCATGACCTTCCGCCAGGCCGACTACATCGCCGCGGCGCGGCTGCAGGGCGCGTCGAGCGGACGGATCATCTGGCGCTCGATCGTGCCGATGTGCCTGCCCTCGGTGCTGATCCGGCTGACGCTGAACATGGCGACGGTGATCCTGACCGCCGCCGGCCTCGGCTTTCTCGGGCTGGGCGCGCAGCCGCCGCTGCCGGAGTGGGGCGCGATGATCGCCACCGGCCGGCGCTACATGATCGACAGCTGGTGGCTGGTGACCTTCCCCGGTCTCGCCATCCTGAGCGTGAGCCTTGCCTTCAACCTGCTGGGTGACGGGCTGCGCGACGCGCTCGATCCGAAACAGATGAACCGGAGGTGA
- the xylB gene encoding xylulokinase produces the protein MYLGIDLGTSSVKAMLVDETFATVAVAHAGLTVQRPHPGWSEQAPADWITATESALDQLRASHGEALARLQGIGLSGHMHGGTLLDASDAVLRPCILWNDGRSGAQCDTLTGRADFHGIAGNLVMAGFTAPKLLWVAENEPEVFEKTAKVLLPKDYLRLWLTGEHVSEMSDAAGTLWLDTGKRDWSDTLLEATGFTRSQMPALVEGSDVSGRLRRELAERWGVPQVPVAGGAGDNAATACGMGVMRPGTGFLSLGTSGVLFAASDQYQPNTGDAVHTFCHAVPETWHQMGVILSATDSMTWLSEITGREVPELAGLVPERPEAPARVGFLPYLSGERTPLNDPDAAGAFVGLRRDVALPEMVQAVMEGVAFAFADCVRVLRKAGTEVEAAYAVGGGARSRAWLEIMAAATGLRLLVPAEGDFGAAFGAAKLAAAAATGATGPEVFAQPEVGAEIAPDAKLADLYAKKYEAYMRGYPATRDLA, from the coding sequence ATGTATCTCGGAATCGATCTGGGCACCTCCAGCGTCAAGGCGATGCTGGTGGACGAGACCTTCGCAACCGTCGCCGTGGCTCACGCCGGGCTGACCGTTCAGCGCCCGCATCCGGGCTGGTCCGAGCAGGCGCCCGCCGACTGGATCACCGCCACCGAAAGCGCGCTCGACCAGCTGCGCGCCTCGCACGGCGAGGCGCTGGCGCGGCTGCAGGGCATCGGGCTTTCGGGGCACATGCACGGCGGCACGCTGCTCGATGCCTCGGACGCGGTGCTGCGGCCCTGCATCCTGTGGAACGACGGTCGGTCGGGCGCGCAATGCGACACCCTCACCGGGCGCGCGGATTTCCACGGCATCGCCGGCAACCTCGTGATGGCGGGCTTCACCGCGCCCAAGCTGCTCTGGGTCGCCGAGAACGAGCCCGAGGTGTTCGAAAAGACCGCCAAGGTGCTTCTGCCCAAAGACTACCTGCGGCTCTGGCTCACCGGCGAGCATGTCTCCGAGATGTCGGACGCCGCGGGCACGCTGTGGCTCGACACCGGCAAGCGCGACTGGTCCGACACGCTGCTCGAGGCCACCGGCTTCACGCGGTCGCAGATGCCGGCGCTGGTCGAGGGCTCGGACGTGTCGGGCCGCCTGCGCCGCGAGCTGGCCGAGCGCTGGGGCGTGCCGCAGGTGCCGGTCGCCGGCGGGGCAGGGGACAACGCCGCCACCGCCTGCGGCATGGGCGTGATGCGCCCCGGCACCGGCTTCCTGTCGCTGGGCACCTCCGGTGTGCTTTTCGCGGCTTCCGACCAGTACCAGCCCAACACCGGCGACGCGGTGCACACCTTCTGCCACGCGGTCCCCGAGACCTGGCACCAGATGGGCGTGATCCTCTCGGCCACCGACTCGATGACCTGGCTGTCCGAGATCACCGGTCGCGAGGTGCCGGAACTGGCGGGTCTCGTGCCCGAGCGCCCCGAGGCGCCGGCGCGGGTCGGCTTCCTGCCGTATCTGTCGGGCGAGCGCACGCCGCTCAACGATCCCGACGCCGCCGGGGCCTTTGTCGGATTGCGCCGCGACGTGGCGCTGCCCGAGATGGTGCAGGCGGTGATGGAGGGCGTGGCCTTCGCCTTTGCCGACTGCGTCCGGGTGCTGCGCAAGGCGGGCACCGAGGTCGAGGCCGCCTATGCGGTGGGTGGCGGCGCGCGCTCGCGCGCCTGGCTCGAGATCATGGCGGCGGCCACCGGCCTGCGGCTGCTGGTCCCCGCCGAGGGCGATTTCGGCGCGGCCTTCGGTGCGGCGAAGCTCGCGGCGGCGGCCGCGACGGGCGCCACGGGCCCCGAGGTCTTCGCCCAGCCCGAGGTTGGTGCCGAGATTGCGCCCGATGCGAAACTCGCTGATCTCTATGCGAAAAAGTATGAGGCCTACATGCGCGGTTATCCCGCGACCCGCGACCTCGCCTGA
- a CDS encoding ABC transporter ATP-binding protein, whose amino-acid sequence MKTVSIRDLSVSFGAVKVLHDVCFDVRPGECFGLVGESGSGKSTILRCGSLLNGKWEGEVRIGEDSVRDMSLRDRCRTLQMVFQDPYGSLHPRHSIRTALEEGLRVNRIGDREDRMAAAMRDVGLPVEFLDRYPHQLSGGQRQRVAIARALILEPDVLFLDEPTSALDVSVQAEVLNLLVRLQAEKGFTYLMVSHDLAVVDHMCDRFAIMQHGRIVEVLPREAITQGGATQPYAQELIAASLEYEKAV is encoded by the coding sequence ATGAAGACGGTTTCCATCCGCGATCTTTCCGTCAGCTTCGGCGCCGTGAAGGTGCTGCACGACGTCTGCTTCGATGTCCGGCCGGGCGAATGCTTCGGCCTCGTGGGCGAGTCCGGCTCGGGCAAGTCGACGATCCTGCGCTGCGGCTCGCTGCTCAACGGCAAATGGGAGGGCGAGGTGCGCATCGGCGAGGACAGCGTCCGCGACATGAGCCTGCGCGACCGCTGCCGCACGCTGCAGATGGTGTTCCAGGATCCTTACGGCTCGCTGCATCCGCGCCATTCCATCCGGACCGCGCTGGAAGAGGGGCTGCGGGTCAACCGCATCGGCGACCGCGAGGACCGCATGGCTGCCGCGATGCGCGACGTCGGGCTGCCGGTGGAGTTCCTCGACCGCTACCCGCACCAGCTTTCGGGCGGACAGCGGCAGCGCGTCGCCATCGCGCGGGCGCTGATCCTCGAGCCCGACGTGCTGTTCCTCGACGAGCCGACCTCGGCGCTCGATGTGTCGGTTCAGGCCGAGGTGCTGAACCTGCTGGTGCGGCTGCAGGCCGAGAAGGGCTTCACCTACCTGATGGTCAGCCACGATCTCGCGGTGGTGGATCACATGTGCGACCGTTTCGCGATCATGCAGCACGGCCGCATCGTCGAGGTGCTCCCGCGCGAGGCGATCACCCAGGGCGGCGCGACGCAGCCCTACGCGCAGGAGCTCATCGCGGCGAGCCTCGAGTACGAGAAGGCGGTGTAA
- a CDS encoding FadR/GntR family transcriptional regulator has translation MDMPAKSRRAERSETGRTLVETVRDALRQQIAAGTYPPGSRLPSEAQMTRDFEVSRTVVREAVASLRADGLVEPRQGAGVFVLAPPAPVDLPFQNIDFVRISSMIELLELRTAVESEAAALAAQRRSPAQEEKIIGCLREVDRAAAAGEPTMEADFALHLAIAEATNNPRFGDFLSMIGANLIPRKALTDSNAEPAPKEYLDVISKEHEVIVNAILDGDEEAAREAMRHHLKSSQARYRALLRAGRDGQS, from the coding sequence ATGGACATGCCAGCCAAATCACGCCGCGCCGAACGCTCCGAGACCGGACGCACCCTCGTGGAGACGGTGCGCGACGCGTTGCGCCAGCAGATCGCCGCGGGCACCTATCCGCCCGGAAGCCGCCTGCCGAGCGAGGCGCAGATGACGCGCGACTTCGAGGTCAGCCGCACCGTCGTCCGCGAGGCCGTCGCCTCGCTTCGGGCCGACGGCCTCGTCGAGCCGCGACAGGGCGCCGGGGTGTTCGTGCTGGCCCCGCCCGCCCCGGTGGACCTGCCCTTCCAGAACATCGACTTCGTGCGGATCTCCTCGATGATCGAGCTGCTGGAACTGCGCACCGCCGTCGAGTCCGAGGCCGCCGCGCTGGCCGCGCAACGCCGGTCTCCGGCGCAGGAAGAGAAGATCATCGGCTGCCTGCGCGAGGTCGACCGCGCCGCCGCTGCCGGCGAGCCGACGATGGAGGCCGATTTCGCCCTGCATCTCGCCATCGCCGAGGCCACCAACAACCCGCGTTTCGGCGACTTCCTGTCGATGATCGGCGCCAACCTGATCCCGCGCAAGGCGCTCACCGACAGCAACGCCGAGCCCGCGCCGAAGGAATACCTCGACGTGATCTCGAAAGAGCACGAGGTCATCGTGAACGCCATTCTCGACGGCGACGAGGAGGCCGCGCGCGAGGCGATGCGCCACCACCTCAAGAGCAGCCAGGCCCGCTATCGGGCGCTGCTGCGGGCGGGGCGCGACGGGCAATCTTGA